DNA from Ictalurus punctatus breed USDA103 chromosome 7, Coco_2.0, whole genome shotgun sequence:
tacattttacatttattcacttagcagatgcttttatccaaagcgacttacaaatgagaaagatacaagcaaatctactgtgcatctgtgtgaattcaattctatttgaattttttttttaaaaattcagctttacagaaatccaagTGTAGATTTACGTTCTTAATGAACAAGCTAGATGTGACGGGGGCAGTCAAAACTTTTCAGTGCAATTATCAAAACAAATCTATGCTTAAATTTGTGCATATACGGTATTTACAGACAGTTTTGATCATCCGTATGCAAGGCACCAAGTAGTGAAAGACAAAGACTGTGAAAGTAGTTAGTGCTGAATACAAACAAGTGTGTGGTTATGCTCGATTTCTATTAATATCAATATTACTGTATTACATTTGTGTACCAACGAAGTTGGAGAatgatttttgaaaaattggTATTTATTAAGCCTCATTGCTGACAGTTATGCATATGATAGTTCTACATTTACACAGTTTAGACAATGCAAATGATTAAAATCATATGCTAATTACCAAGGTCGTCATGTACAGAATATGGTGTTAGAAGAGGAGGAAAAATCAACTGAAAAAAGGACAGTGGGCAAACAGAACTGGTGTCTATCCCCTGTCTAGGAAATAAATCTTACAACATCTGTCGGGTAATTCTGACAGCAAACAGCACAGCCATCTCAAAGCATAAAATTGATTTGTAGGTCATAGTGAATGATGTTCTTtagtttacacttttttttttacactcagAGCTTTTTACTAGAAATTTATGCATGCATTTCACTTAGACTATAATTGGAATATTTCTTACTGTCAGATAGGCATAAGAACTTTGCCATTTTCTAGTTCAAACTTTTGCATAGTATGTGCTTCTTGTCAGCCTAGAAACACTGTAGTTTACTTTTATTAAGGTGATAAATTCCTTTATTAAAAggacaaacaaatatattttattttgacaataagcttttttttttttttttgtccatgtcATTTGTCTTCATAGAATATCTAAAAGGACTGGGTATGTACTATGTTGTATCGTTTTGGCTATATGTGGATTGACCATCCCAACTCTGTTCAATCAGGCCAGTGATTGTAGTGTTCAGTAATGGCCAGGCTGGAGCTCTTCAGCCAGATGCATTGCCACTTCAGTCCAGGGAGAAGCTTCATTTCCACGAGTACCTCCTCGGTGAGACAAATCCAGCACGCTGCTGCACTGGAGTTGAAGTGGACCAGAAATTCGAGAGGGAAATTCAGATGGAAACAGGTCTTTCTGAATGACATCCAGTGGCAGGTCAGGTAATTGCTGTGGAATATCATCCCAAGATGTAGTGCAATGGATGTGCCCATTTCCAAAACAATGCAGGGTCACACTCTGGCGTAGATCAGGCTcatctgcttcttcttctggaTGGACACCAATTCTCACTGTCTTAGATCTGCTGATGTTTGCTGGAGGAGGTCTTGACGGGTTGGGTGAGATGTTCCACATGTCTCTTGATTCAGTTGCATGGTGTTTTTTGACAGGCTTGGCAGAATGGCAACAGTGATGGCTTAATGTCCACAAGCCTGTTGTAGGAGACCTGAGACAGGGAAGACCTTTACTCTCAGCCCACTCTGACACCTTCTGTTTGTTAATGGCCTCTCTGGCTAACTGAAAGTACAAAGGATTTAAAGGAGCATACATGGTTTTTTGTATAAAAAAGCACCTACTTTAGCACTtaagtttattttttcattttattacaaataaacatgaataaataatttttttaaaaaaaccttctgcattccctctgctttcctgtgCATCCTGATCATATTCTGTTTGAGACTCTGCAGTTCTTTGCGTTTCTCCATGTCTGTCTTCTTATCTCTATGCCACATTGCATTTTTAagaattctctctcacacacacacacacacacacacacacacacacacacacacacacacacacacacacacacacacacacacacacacacacacacacacacacacacacacacacacacacacacacacacacacacacacacacacacacacacacacacacacacacacacacacacacacacacacacacacacacacacacacacacacacacacacacacacacacacacacacacacacacacacagttactaTAGTCTTAACAGTATAAATTAAAAGATCATTTGTCTGTCTAATCAAATACTAGACAAAAGTAACATTAAGGCTTATCATTAATAGCATTTTGGTCAGTGACTTTTTGTTTGGTActatactaaataaaaaattgtgagGTTAAATGATCTTGAATTATCTATAATTGAGAAAGCATAAACGAAGTTAATATATTTGTAATTGATATAGCAAAATTATTCTACCATATTTTTAATCACTGATTAATAATCAGTGAAAATAATGCAGTGTTAGTTTTGTATACAGTATGATGTCACGTTGTTGAACTGCATTAAGTAATGTGTTAAAGTAATGTGAAAACACCTCTACATTTTCTTGATAGATTATGAAATTTCTAATGACCATCATGCCTTTTAATGTCTTTGATGTTTACCTGGCAACAACCCTGTGACCCCACAGGCAAGCGTACTCGAGGGGTGTGTGTCCTCGGCTAtcacgtgcgtgtgtgtctgctcCAACCCTAACCAGAGCTtcaacacactctctcaggcCTTCAGCTGCTGCCAGGTGCAGTGGGGTCAGTCCTTCGTCTGTGGAACTGGCAGCACATCAGATATACAGTAACTACTCTGATTTTTATAAATTTGGTGTCACCAATTCTTTATCAtactaaaacacacactgttttagACTTTCTTGTGAGCATTCAGACTGGGATTCATGCACGTTCATCATATCTCAGACTTCAATGCCATTATAAcagttgtttaaataaaatgcatttttgtaCACATTGGGTTCTGCTCCATGTTCCAGCAGATATGTGAGGCAGCAGTAAGAGTTTGGCTTGCTCTCTGGGCTCAGCACCATGTGTAGCGGTCTCCGGCCATGCGGACAGCATGCATTCACTTCCACAGTACAAGATTCCAGAAGCAGTTTCAAGCAATTTAGCTGACCATGTTGAGCAGCCACGTGGAGCACTGTAAgaccctgacacacacacaggcatggttttacacaaaatgcacacaaacactgaacACCAAAATAAATTTTTCCACTAGACACCTACTTGTGGAGTGACACCAACTGTACATAAATACTTGTGCTGAAATTGTTTACCCTTGTTGCCAGGATGCCAAGAGTACTGAACAGGGAAATATAGATGGAGCTATACACAGTGTGGCTCAGTGAATGTGTGTATCATCAAACAGTTTTCactcaagaaagaaaaataccaGTGGTTTGTCTGAAACTGCATGTCTGAATGTATAGTGAAATATCCAGAACACTCACAAAACCCACACTGCTcaatatatgtttatttcataGGGTTTAAATTAATTGCATTGtagaatgtacagtatat
Protein-coding regions in this window:
- the ankrd53 gene encoding ankyrin repeat domain-containing protein 53 is translated as MEGVCPAGARKLPAGDLFHAAVSGDPEWLCLSLERVQSPSQQQNKQGLTVLHVAAQHGQLNCLKLLLESCTVEVNACCPHGRRPLHMVLSPESKPNSYCCLTYLLEHGAEPNVSTDEGLTPLHLAAAEGLRECVEALVRVGADTHARDSRGHTPLEYACLWGHRVVARDKKTDMEKRKELQSLKQNMIRMHRKAEGMQKLAREAINKQKVSEWAESKGLPCLRSPTTGLWTLSHHCCHSAKPVKKHHATESRDMWNISPNPSRPPPANISRSKTVRIGVHPEEEADEPDLRQSVTLHCFGNGHIHCTTSWDDIPQQLPDLPLDVIQKDLFPSEFPSRISGPLQLQCSSVLDLSHRGGTRGNEASPWTEVAMHLAEELQPGHY